A part of Desulfofundulus salinus genomic DNA contains:
- the guaB gene encoding IMP dehydrogenase: MYPEKFAKFGLTFDDVLLIPAKSEVLPGEVDTTTYLTRDIKLNIPLMSAAMDTVTESRMAIAIAREGGIGVIHKNMSIERQALEVDRVKRSEHGVISDPIFLSPESPISEALLLMERYRISGVPVTVNGKLVGILTNRDLRFERDFSKPVGEVMTRDNLVTAPVGTTLEQAKEILRRHKVEKLPIVDEDFNLRGLITIKDIEKARQYPLSAKDKKGRLLVAAAVGVSADTEERADALVRAGVDAIVVDTAHGHSKGVLETVARIKRKYPEVAVIAGNVATAEGTRDLIRAGADAVKVGIGPGSICTTRVVAGAGVPQITAIYECAQEAMAHNTPIIADGGIKYSGDITKAIAAGADVVMIGSLFAGTEESPGEIEIYQGRSYKVYRGMGSLGAMKEGSSDRYFQEHQLKLVPEGVEGRVPYRGPLSETVFQLIGGLRAGMGYCGCRNIHELKTKTRFMRITPAGLRESHPHDVVITKEAPNYSLK, from the coding sequence CTGTACCCAGAAAAATTTGCCAAGTTCGGCCTTACCTTTGACGATGTTCTGCTCATTCCGGCAAAATCCGAGGTATTGCCTGGGGAGGTGGACACCACCACTTACCTCACCCGGGATATTAAGCTAAATATCCCCCTGATGAGTGCTGCCATGGATACGGTGACCGAATCCCGCATGGCCATTGCCATTGCCCGGGAAGGCGGGATCGGGGTAATTCACAAAAATATGTCCATTGAACGGCAGGCCCTGGAAGTGGACCGGGTTAAGCGGTCGGAACACGGGGTAATTTCCGATCCCATTTTCCTGTCCCCGGAAAGCCCCATCAGCGAAGCCTTATTGTTAATGGAACGTTATCGCATTTCAGGGGTGCCAGTAACCGTCAATGGTAAACTGGTAGGTATCCTGACCAACCGTGACCTCCGGTTTGAGCGGGATTTCAGTAAACCGGTAGGGGAGGTAATGACCAGGGATAACCTGGTTACGGCTCCGGTGGGGACAACCCTGGAGCAGGCCAAAGAAATTTTACGGCGGCACAAAGTGGAAAAATTGCCCATTGTCGATGAGGATTTTAACCTGCGGGGGCTAATAACCATCAAGGATATTGAAAAAGCGCGCCAGTATCCTTTATCGGCCAAGGACAAAAAGGGACGGCTTCTGGTGGCAGCGGCGGTGGGTGTCAGCGCCGATACGGAAGAACGTGCCGACGCCCTGGTTCGTGCCGGTGTGGACGCCATTGTGGTGGATACCGCCCACGGCCACAGCAAGGGAGTACTGGAAACCGTGGCCAGGATCAAACGCAAATATCCCGAGGTGGCCGTGATTGCCGGTAATGTGGCCACTGCAGAAGGAACGCGGGATTTGATCCGGGCCGGCGCCGATGCGGTTAAGGTAGGCATCGGGCCCGGTTCCATCTGTACCACGCGGGTAGTGGCCGGCGCGGGAGTACCTCAAATTACCGCCATTTATGAATGCGCCCAGGAGGCCATGGCGCACAATACGCCCATTATTGCCGATGGCGGGATTAAATATTCCGGGGATATTACCAAGGCCATCGCTGCCGGGGCGGATGTGGTGATGATTGGCAGCCTGTTTGCCGGAACGGAAGAAAGCCCGGGGGAAATTGAAATTTATCAGGGACGCAGCTATAAGGTCTACCGGGGAATGGGTTCCCTGGGGGCGATGAAGGAAGGCAGCAGCGACCGCTACTTTCAGGAGCACCAGCTCAAACTGGTTCCGGAAGGAGTGGAGGGGCGCGTTCCCTACCGGGGACCCCTGTCTGAAACTGTTTTTCAGCTTATCGGAGGTTTGCGGGCTGGCATGGGCTATTGTGGTTGCCGGAACATCCACGAACTCAAAACCAAAACCCGGTT
- a CDS encoding alpha/beta-type small acid-soluble spore protein, which translates to MPNRQNKLLVPAADSRLDALKYEIANELGYPLHVGERVATPQNWNRILDQMKYEIAHELGLTPHIKNGYWGNLSSRACGAVGGRIGGKLGGNMVRQMIMFAEQSLLK; encoded by the coding sequence ATGCCAAATCGTCAAAACAAATTATTGGTACCGGCAGCTGACTCCCGCCTGGATGCCCTGAAATACGAGATAGCCAATGAACTGGGGTATCCGTTGCATGTTGGTGAACGCGTGGCCACTCCCCAGAACTGGAACCGCATTTTAGATCAGATGAAGTACGAAATTGCTCACGAATTGGGGCTCACTCCACACATTAAAAACGGTTACTGGGGAAACTTGAGCTCCCGGGCCTGCGGCGCCGTGGGTGGACGCATCGGCGGCAAACTCGGCGGTAATATGGTCCGGCAGATGATAATGTTCGCCGAACAGAGCCTGCTCAAGTAG
- a CDS encoding helix-turn-helix domain-containing protein, translated as MEEYIRSRVPWSTEPSLKTKTEEVGIDFDEFIEGLKNGKSDAEMAAEFGVTEKLIYHLRDRFERYGIGSIMGQD; from the coding sequence ATGGAGGAATACATCCGTTCCCGCGTCCCATGGAGTACTGAACCAAGCCTTAAAACAAAGACCGAAGAAGTGGGCATAGATTTTGATGAATTCATCGAAGGGTTGAAAAATGGCAAGAGCGATGCGGAAATGGCCGCTGAATTTGGAGTGACCGAAAAACTTATTTACCATCTGCGTGACCGTTTCGAGCGATATGGTATTGGTTCCATTATGGGACAGGATTAG
- the eam gene encoding glutamate 2,3-aminomutase yields MAIFPMPPAGFDPEEKRRISLERARELKERIRDYLQVKDKILTGLDLAEPLEAAREKILAIFNAGKEQWADWHWQMAHRITNVDLLSQIVDLTSEERQSIAQVGKRFRWAISPYYASLLAVDSPGGPIWLQSVPQEAELNDSGGSEDPMAEAFTNPAPAITRRYPDRLIINVTNQCAMYCRHCQRRRNIGEIDRHQPREVLKAALDYIRANPEIRDVLITGGDALLLSDRCLDWLLSELDAIPHVEIKRIGTRAIVTMPQRITPALCAILEKHPPIYINTQFNHPLEITPEVKEACDRLVKAGVVLGNQAVLLKGVNNNPHVMKKLNQTLLRIRVRPYYIFHAKEVKGTRHFITSVDEGIEIMEKLRGYTSGLAVPTYIINAPGGLGKTPVLPRYMVFRDDKQVVFRTWEKKIISYPNHH; encoded by the coding sequence ATGGCAATTTTTCCAATGCCTCCGGCTGGATTTGATCCCGAAGAAAAACGTCGCATCTCCCTGGAACGGGCCCGGGAGCTAAAAGAGCGTATTCGCGATTACCTGCAGGTTAAAGATAAGATATTAACCGGTCTTGATCTGGCAGAACCGCTGGAAGCAGCCCGGGAAAAAATCCTGGCTATTTTCAATGCCGGGAAAGAGCAGTGGGCAGACTGGCACTGGCAAATGGCCCACCGCATTACCAATGTGGACCTGTTGAGCCAGATCGTGGACTTAACATCCGAGGAGCGGCAGAGTATTGCTCAGGTGGGAAAACGTTTCCGGTGGGCCATTTCTCCTTACTACGCCAGCCTGCTGGCTGTTGACAGTCCTGGTGGCCCCATCTGGCTGCAGTCAGTGCCCCAGGAGGCCGAGTTGAACGATAGTGGTGGCAGTGAAGATCCCATGGCCGAGGCTTTTACCAACCCGGCACCGGCCATTACTCGCCGCTACCCCGACCGCCTGATTATCAATGTGACCAATCAGTGTGCCATGTATTGCCGCCACTGCCAGCGGCGCCGCAATATCGGGGAAATAGACCGGCATCAGCCCAGGGAAGTCCTCAAGGCAGCCCTGGATTACATCCGGGCCAATCCGGAAATCCGGGACGTTCTGATTACCGGCGGCGATGCCCTGCTTTTAAGTGATCGTTGCCTGGATTGGTTATTGAGCGAACTGGACGCCATCCCTCACGTGGAAATAAAGCGCATCGGGACCAGAGCCATCGTGACCATGCCCCAGCGCATTACGCCTGCGCTGTGTGCCATCCTGGAAAAGCACCCGCCCATATACATCAACACCCAGTTCAATCACCCCCTGGAGATCACACCGGAAGTAAAGGAGGCCTGTGATCGCCTGGTTAAGGCGGGTGTGGTTCTGGGTAACCAGGCCGTATTGCTGAAAGGGGTCAACAATAATCCCCATGTGATGAAAAAACTGAACCAAACCCTTTTGCGCATCCGCGTCCGTCCCTATTACATCTTCCACGCCAAAGAGGTCAAAGGAACCAGGCACTTTATTACTTCCGTGGATGAGGGAATTGAGATTATGGAAAAACTGAGGGGTTACACCTCCGGGCTGGCCGTACCAACCTATATCATCAACGCCCCGGGTGGCCTGGGGAAAACCCCCGTGTTGCCCAGGTATATGGTGTTCCGGGACGACAAGCAGGTGGTCTTTCGCACCTGGGAAAAAAAGATCATTTCTTACCCCAACCACCACTAG
- a CDS encoding sporulation protein, with the protein MSLWNNLKGKVFPDLSLDVRLPFLEYVQGGTVQGEVFLKAVRTSRRIKGIQLELLEEWYEGEDGGKGRRRQRESAAKMELAREVTVHPGETMELPFTLHLPLNLAISSDHHRCFLRVQVVIAFAPDVTRMIELTIKPSPAITAVWEALSWHLGFASCGLTSTSRQQVFKFCSGPGTPADFRHIEHIEMIFVNEEDGLRIHMKAKVDLLGNLDADNYFTVAIPYQEMFRSDGTPAHQCIGERIIRRLWDALRPVDKSHLTGKEPSC; encoded by the coding sequence TTGAGTTTATGGAATAACTTAAAAGGGAAAGTTTTCCCCGATCTCTCCCTGGACGTGCGTTTGCCGTTCCTGGAGTATGTCCAGGGAGGCACGGTACAAGGGGAAGTTTTCTTGAAAGCGGTAAGAACTTCCCGGCGCATCAAGGGGATACAGCTGGAATTACTGGAGGAATGGTACGAGGGGGAGGATGGGGGGAAGGGACGTCGCCGGCAAAGGGAAAGCGCGGCCAAAATGGAACTGGCCAGGGAAGTAACCGTACATCCGGGCGAAACGATGGAATTACCTTTCACCTTGCACCTGCCCCTGAACCTGGCCATCAGCAGTGATCACCACCGTTGTTTTTTGCGTGTACAGGTGGTGATTGCCTTTGCCCCCGATGTCACCCGCATGATCGAACTGACCATAAAGCCTTCCCCGGCTATCACTGCCGTATGGGAAGCCTTATCCTGGCATTTGGGTTTTGCCTCCTGTGGCCTTACCTCTACCTCCCGGCAGCAGGTGTTTAAGTTTTGTTCCGGTCCGGGCACGCCGGCGGATTTTCGCCACATTGAACACATTGAAATGATTTTTGTAAACGAAGAGGACGGGCTACGTATTCACATGAAGGCAAAGGTTGACCTGCTGGGTAATCTTGATGCCGACAATTATTTCACCGTGGCCATTCCCTATCAGGAAATGTTCCGTTCCGATGGAACGCCGGCCCACCAGTGTATTGGGGAAAGGATTATCCGGCGTTTATGGGACGCTTTGAGGCCGGTGGACAAAAGCCACTTAACCGGAAAGGAACCCAGTTGCTGA
- a CDS encoding FAD-linked oxidase C-terminal domain-containing protein codes for MLAIVEPGVITVEEAAWTITAIIGVGVIPTALEIMDDVTIRCVENFLRIGLPLDVETIAHLALTSVCQGQELLAPTANN; via the coding sequence ATGTTGGCCATAGTGGAGCCCGGTGTCATTACTGTCGAAGAGGCGGCCTGGACCATCACCGCCATAATTGGTGTCGGGGTTATTCCCACAGCCCTGGAAATAATGGACGATGTGACCATTCGCTGCGTGGAAAATTTTTTGCGTATCGGTTTGCCCCTTGATGTGGAAACCATTGCACATCTTGCCTTAACTTCTGTTTGCCAAGGGCAGGAATTACTTGCTCCCACAGCGAATAATTAG